Proteins encoded in a region of the Marinobacter arenosus genome:
- the leuD gene encoding 3-isopropylmalate dehydratase small subunit → MRAFTQHQGLVAPMDRSNVDTDMIIPKQFLKSIKRTGFGPNLFDELRYLDEGKPDQDCSTRPLNPDFVLNQNRYRNASVLLARANFGCGSSREHAPWALEDYGFRVIIAPSFADIFYNNCFKNGLLPIVLDEKIVDQLFREAEASEGYELSVDLEAKTVTTPGGESFGFEVDDFRRHCLLNGLDDIGVTLEDADVIKAYEDQRRKTAPWLFGAGN, encoded by the coding sequence ATGCGCGCATTTACGCAACACCAGGGCCTGGTGGCCCCCATGGACCGTTCCAATGTGGATACGGACATGATCATCCCGAAGCAGTTTCTGAAGTCCATCAAGCGCACGGGGTTTGGCCCCAACCTGTTTGATGAGTTGCGGTACCTCGACGAAGGCAAGCCCGATCAGGATTGCTCAACCCGCCCATTGAACCCGGACTTTGTGCTCAATCAGAACCGATATCGGAATGCCAGTGTGCTTCTGGCGCGGGCAAACTTCGGTTGCGGTTCCAGTCGTGAGCATGCGCCCTGGGCGCTTGAGGACTATGGCTTCCGGGTGATTATCGCCCCGAGCTTTGCGGATATCTTCTATAACAACTGCTTTAAAAATGGCTTGTTACCCATTGTTCTCGATGAAAAAATCGTTGACCAGCTCTTTCGGGAGGCGGAAGCCAGCGAAGGTTATGAGCTGTCCGTCGATCTCGAGGCAAAAACCGTGACGACCCCCGGCGGTGAGTCCTTCGGCTTTGAGGTGGATGACTTCCGTCGGCACTGCCTGCTGAACGGTCTGGATGATATCGGCGTGACCCTCGAGGATGCCGATGTGATCAAGGCCTACGAAGACCAACGCCGCAAGACAGCACCCTGGTTGTTTGGTGCTGGCAACTGA
- the asd gene encoding aspartate-semialdehyde dehydrogenase: MKRVGLVGWRGMVGSVLMQRMRDENDFADIDPVFFSTSQTGKPAPDVGKEGVPPLQDAFDIDTLKTLDVVVTCQGGDYTTEVYQKLRDAGWDGYWIDAASTLRMADHSVIVLDPVNRNVIDSALEKGVKDYIGGNCTVSLMMLALGGLLEEDLIEWVSPMTYQAASGSGAQNMRELLNQMGDLHGSVKAELADPSSAILEIDRKVTDTMRSGDFPTEHFGVPLAGSLIPFIDKQLDNGMSKEEWKAGVETNKILGRSDNPIPIDGICVRIGAMRSHSQALTIKLKKDLPVAEIESILAKANDWVKVIPNDRDATMEELTPAKVTGTLSVPIGRIRKLAMGPEYISAFTVGDQLLWGAAEPLRRMLRILQER, encoded by the coding sequence ATGAAGCGAGTTGGACTTGTAGGTTGGCGCGGCATGGTCGGTTCTGTCCTCATGCAGCGCATGCGTGACGAAAACGACTTTGCCGATATCGATCCGGTATTTTTCTCGACGTCCCAGACCGGGAAACCGGCCCCGGACGTTGGCAAGGAAGGAGTGCCTCCACTTCAGGACGCCTTCGATATCGATACCCTCAAAACCCTGGATGTGGTCGTGACCTGTCAGGGTGGGGATTACACCACCGAGGTGTACCAGAAACTGCGTGACGCAGGATGGGATGGCTACTGGATTGACGCGGCCTCGACCCTGCGCATGGCGGATCACTCAGTGATTGTTCTGGATCCGGTCAATCGCAATGTGATCGATTCTGCCCTGGAAAAGGGCGTGAAGGATTACATCGGTGGTAACTGCACCGTTAGCCTGATGATGCTGGCTCTTGGTGGTCTGCTCGAGGAGGACCTGATCGAGTGGGTTTCTCCCATGACGTACCAGGCCGCGTCAGGATCTGGCGCCCAGAATATGCGGGAATTGCTGAATCAGATGGGTGATCTGCATGGTAGCGTGAAAGCAGAACTCGCTGATCCGTCATCGGCCATTCTTGAAATCGACCGCAAGGTGACCGACACCATGCGGAGTGGCGATTTCCCGACCGAACATTTCGGGGTTCCGCTGGCCGGTAGTCTGATTCCGTTCATCGACAAGCAGCTCGATAACGGAATGAGCAAGGAAGAGTGGAAAGCGGGTGTTGAGACCAACAAGATTCTTGGTCGCAGCGATAACCCGATCCCCATTGACGGTATCTGCGTTCGTATCGGCGCGATGCGCTCACACAGTCAGGCGCTGACAATCAAGCTGAAAAAGGATCTGCCGGTTGCGGAGATCGAGTCCATCCTGGCCAAGGCCAACGACTGGGTGAAGGTCATCCCGAACGATCGCGACGCAACCATGGAAGAGCTTACGCCGGCGAAAGTGACCGGTACCCTGAGCGTACCGATCGGTCGCATCCGGAAGCTGGCCATGGGTCCGGAGTACATCTC
- the leuB gene encoding 3-isopropylmalate dehydrogenase, whose protein sequence is MSRTVLMLPGDGIGPEIVAEAEKVLHKINDQFALDLSFESGLVGGAALDATDSPLPEETLDKARKADAILLGAVGGPKWDSLPMSQRPEKGLLGLRSNLELFANLRPAILYPQLASASSLKPEVVSGLDIMIVRELTGGIYFGQPRGVRELESGERQGYNTYAYTESEIRRIGRVAFEAAQQRGKKLCSVDKANVLEVTVLWREIMNDLRREYPDVELSHMYVDNAAMQLVRAPKQFDVIVTGNMFGDILSDEAAMLTGSIGMLPSASLNSEKQGMYEPCHGSAPDIAGKGIANPLATILSAAMMLRYSLGEEKAAEAIEAAVSKVLDQGLRTADIMSSDGTQVSTREMGEAVLAAI, encoded by the coding sequence ATGTCCAGAACCGTATTGATGTTGCCTGGTGATGGCATCGGGCCGGAAATCGTTGCCGAAGCAGAAAAGGTCCTGCACAAAATTAATGATCAGTTTGCGTTGGATCTCAGCTTTGAGTCCGGCCTTGTTGGCGGTGCGGCGCTCGATGCGACCGACAGCCCCCTGCCAGAAGAGACGTTGGATAAAGCGAGGAAAGCAGATGCCATCCTGCTCGGAGCCGTAGGCGGGCCGAAATGGGACAGTCTGCCGATGAGCCAGCGCCCGGAAAAGGGGCTCCTGGGCCTGCGTTCGAACCTGGAGCTGTTTGCCAATCTGCGTCCGGCCATTCTTTATCCGCAGCTCGCCTCCGCCTCTTCTCTAAAACCCGAAGTGGTGTCCGGCCTTGATATTATGATCGTCCGTGAGCTGACGGGCGGTATTTACTTTGGTCAGCCGCGCGGTGTCAGGGAGCTGGAGAGCGGTGAGCGGCAAGGCTACAACACCTACGCCTATACCGAATCCGAGATTCGCCGTATCGGCCGGGTGGCGTTTGAAGCGGCTCAGCAGCGAGGCAAGAAACTCTGCTCGGTTGACAAGGCAAACGTGCTGGAAGTGACTGTTCTGTGGCGCGAAATCATGAATGACCTTCGCCGCGAGTACCCGGATGTCGAACTGTCCCACATGTACGTGGATAACGCTGCGATGCAGCTGGTCCGAGCACCGAAGCAGTTTGATGTGATTGTGACTGGCAACATGTTTGGTGATATTCTCTCTGACGAAGCGGCTATGCTGACCGGTTCAATTGGCATGTTGCCATCCGCGTCGCTGAACTCTGAAAAGCAGGGTATGTACGAACCCTGCCACGGTTCAGCGCCCGATATTGCCGGAAAAGGCATAGCCAATCCGCTGGCGACCATCCTGAGCGCCGCAATGATGTTGCGGTACAGCCTGGGTGAAGAGAAAGCCGCAGAGGCGATCGAGGCAGCGGTCAGCAAGGTGCTGGATCAGGGCTTACGGACCGCGGACATCATGTCTTCGGATGGCACGCAGGTTTCCACCCGGGAAATGGGAGAAGCCGTGCTCGCCGCGATCTAG